The Salvelinus sp. IW2-2015 linkage group LG32, ASM291031v2, whole genome shotgun sequence genome includes the window tttattttaattcttAACTGTTTCAAGTGATAaattacatacatatatattatttttttgtcgCTCTTATGAAATAAAATATTGGAGACCCCTGGTCTATATACTGTGTTTTCAGCTCGTATCATTTACTCGCACAATTGGTCCACATGTCCAACAAGCTACAGTATGCTGTCCTGTCTCATTCACAGGTGTATGACTATGACTCCAGCTTCACCCCAACGGCTGGTGAGGACAATCTGGAAGACTTTATGTGTGACAAAGCTCCCATCAGGGCATTCCGAGGCCAGTACGAACCGCCTCTCTACTGGACCATCATCATCCTGGGCGGCCTGGGCAACCTGACCGTGGTTTGGATCTACCTGCACTTCCGCCAGCGTCTCAAGACCATGACCGATGTCTACCTGTTGAACCTAGCTGTGGCCGACCTCTTCTTCCTGGGCACTCTGCCCCTCTGGGCCGTGGAGGCCACCCAGGGATGGAGCTTCGGCTCGGGCATCTGCAAGGTCACCTTGGCCCTCTACAAGATCAACTTCTTCAGCAGCATGCTGCTGCTCACCTGCATCAGCGTTGATCGCTACGTGGTCATCGTCCAGACCACCATGGCCCAGAACTCCAAGAGACAGCGCCTGAGCTGCAGCAAGTTGGTGTGCGCCTGCGTCTGGCTACTGGCCATGGCGTTGGCCCTGCCTGAGTTCATGTTCGCCAACGTCAAGGAGCTGGAGGGCCGGGGCTACTGCACCATGGTCTACTGGAGCAACCAGGACAACTGCACCAAGATCCTGGTCCTGGSGCTTCAGATCTGCATGggcttctgcctgcccctgctgGTCATGGTGTTCTGCTATGCCGGCATCATCCGCACCCTTCTCAAAACCCGCAGCTTCCAGAAACACAAGGCGTTGCGCGTGATCCTGGTGGTGGTGGCTGTGTTTGTCCTCTCCCAGTTGCCGTACAACAGCGTGCTGGTGATGGAGGCCACCCAGGCGGCCAACAGCACTGAGACAGACTGCAGTGCGGCAAAGCGGTTCGACGTGGTCGGCCAGGTGCTGAAGAGCCTGTCTTACACGCACGCCTGCCTCAATCCCTTCCTGTATGTGTTTGTGGGGGTACGTTTCCGCAGAGATATCCTCAAGCTTCTCCGCATCTACCACTGCTGGCCGGCCAAGGGGAAACTCAGCAAGATCCAGGGAGGCCCCGGGCGCTCCTCAGTCATGTCCGACACGGACACCACACAAGCACTCTCGCTTTGAACGCACGGTCATAGTACAACCTTTCACTTGCGACCAGAAGTCCCTCATAATAATTGAGGTCTGTACAAACGTGTTTGCGTACATGCGCTCTATTCCATGATGCAGAGGTTGTAGTGTTTTTTCCCCCCGGTTGCCCACTCTTGCATTAGACTTTGACTTCTTTGGTTATCGGACCATTGCTGAGGCTGTGACATGGGGAAGGAAGAGGTCCCTTTCTGAGAGCTGGGGGAATGTCGACAAAGACCTCTTGGCTCTTGGGTACATTGCTAGAAGCGTTGGTTATGATGAGACTTTTCTTTGGCTGGTCCAAAGACCTTCTCATTTTTCCTAGTGACTTCTCAATTTTGCTGGATGGACATTCACAGTCTGGTTGGGGGTTTATGTTTGACGATGCCAGGGATTGGAAAAGAGCTATCCATGACAACATTGGTCCGGTACTGGTCTATTGTATTTGCAGTGGTCTATAATGTTCTGCCAATTCAGCCATGTTGTTTTCGTGTCTTGTTTTGCATTTGTTTAGAAAgcagagagatgggaaagagaaGACACCTCTTTTCTTTGCAAtttgtgacagcatgggcagcgccattgtggactatctccattttaaagtttaTTAGCAGTTTGTAAACATACGTAAAAGGTGCGTATGCATCACCTACTGTGCTGGATTGTGTAGTCTGAAAACGTGCAAAGCGCTGCCACTTTTTGGCAAGTGTACCCTCTACCAGTCTCTATGTTATGGATATTATTTGTATCAATTTCTTTGTCAGGAGCATATCAATGAACTGATCAATTCTTTGAAATACTTTCTAAGTAGGAAAGACCATATTTGTGATGAGTATGTTTAGCATTCACAGTGAAAGTGAAATTGTCATAAACAAAAAGTTGTATAAAATGCCTAGGATTGAGACTGCCCTGTTCACAATGACAATTCTCAACataatcattgtaaataaacccatgtctttaaaaaaatgttggtcACTGTTATTGTGTCTCATAAATGTGAATTAAGAAATAAACATCTATAGTCACTCACAAATGCACAAATACATGGACTCGTGCACAGACACACTTCCCACCAACAGATTGTTTTGTTGCTGTCATTGactccatctagtggccaaatagGGAAGCAGCAACCTGGTTTTCCAACAGACTTGTCTAATCCATGTATGCGCAATCTTTTCCCTCCCCACGATTTATTTCCTATGAGATGAAGAAAAACACGTGTTGCTCAAAATGAGTCATAGCTTGATTGAGCCAAATGTGTTTTGGCTAATTGATCAAATTATCAAAATGATTTCATACCCAAAACTGTGCTTAGTTTTCCATCTGAAGGAGTGACCTATCAACAATCAATCCCATTCTCTCAGCCTGCTGTACTTTTGTACACAAGGGGGCACTCCAAAGCTTCCAAGTACTAAGACGGACAAAGATTAGAAAGGTCAAGATTTCCATAGATACAGTATCTCCAAATATGTCACCGCTTGAATTAGGTCATAAAAGAGGAGGATTCGGAGACAATAGTACAATATTAATATCTGCGCGTAAATCAGAAACATGCAGGTAAAATTCTCCAGACTATACAATGGCTTCTTAAAGTCCAAATCGGAAACTACACTATACATAAAGGACAAATGGGAATGGGAGGGTAATATGGTCATTTCTGTGGAGTGGGGAACCTTGTGCCAATCACAATGGAAATCAACAAGCTCATTGACTTTGAGGGAATTTGGAAGGAAACTCCTCTGCAGAAAAGACATCGATGTTATAGAACAGTGTTGGAGCAACAATTACCACATATTTTGGTTATGCCTTAATCTTGTAACAACAACTCCCTGTTCAACTGTTAATAGTCACTGTAAAAGGGGGGAAGTTTTTTGAAATCGTCGGGATTTACCGAATTATTAAGACATTTGATCTTTTTGACTCACTGAATGTTTTAACTTTTGTTTTCCAACTTTTACCGTGCTCTTTAACTTTATACTTTTCATTGTCGAGCTCTTGCATATTCGCACTTAATTATGGCGACAACTATGTACATTCTACGAATGGTGTGGCGTTGCATGACTAGACTTCTAGTCatcttgtccgagagagatttacatggttatcaaaacatcaagccagggtaagcctacacgaaacacagcccttattttaagtgtttctaaaattcactatgggaaaaattaatggaggaaaaatgattggaacc containing:
- the ccr9a gene encoding C-C chemokine receptor type 9a, which produces MSIIGDLVTSPMEVYDYDSSFTPTAGEDNLEDFMCDKAPIRAFRGQYEPPLYWTIIILGGLGNLTVVWIYLHFRQRLKTMTDVYLLNLAVADLFFLGTLPLWAVEATQGWSFGSGICKVTLALYKINFFSSMLLLTCISVDRYVVIVQTTMAQNSKRQRLSCSKLVCACVWLLAMALALPEFMFANVKELEGRGYCTMVYWSNQDNCTKILVLXLQICMGFCLPLLVMVFCYAGIIRTLLKTRSFQKHKALRVILVVVAVFVLSQLPYNSVLVMEATQAANSTETDCSAAKRFDVVGQVLKSLSYTHACLNPFLYVFVGVRFRRDILKLLRIYHCWPAKGKLSKIQGGPGRSSVMSDTDTTQALSL